A region of Bacillus rossius redtenbacheri isolate Brsri chromosome 2, Brsri_v3, whole genome shotgun sequence DNA encodes the following proteins:
- the LOC134529042 gene encoding protein suppressor of hairy wing-like isoform X1, with the protein MNDDWKRWCRLCAVECENSYNIIENEFFLREKILKYLSIVVASDDELSQQVCKECSQRLSAFDSYAEKCRRVQAMFERLEQRGLEADLKVGHVREQYLRQAVLGDEIDAKKDVEMLAVDVDPFIPSDSNTTMVSTKRRGRRKRGGKVLALSRIRKRRSTKKPAVQLWDYDNECDRECSHLVSFRVSTRLQTITNMEKENAALIEVDIKIESQEENVEECRDHLVDDKIFYKQRWRTENTVDSSNELKSVSLLPKKRGRPPKALVGAAKRKAKIPRNVKPKLHNVNSNCSSKHAEDIVETQPTAANVETSMDADCENKMDSDSKKCDPLGDDESDGNSGRNKRADTDEKMWDTKKGRKVEMSKLPSIFRWDCHVCGQVCPNWNSLSIHCRRAHQEAAHVVCLCAKVLASRASIIKHRLKHTNGYKYKCDKCEKAFHRRALFEIHLLSHVPKEEQPFVCCKCARRFHCEALLRQHERVHLPKEERLINPCDICGKKFSSKSAVSAHLKAVHFGERPFVCDQCGHSFTSKGILQEHLTIHSDETPFKCTSCKKSFKTKYRLKIHADTHRETPYQCPVCSLQLNTRRTLRMHLVVHRDTKAYQCATCGKAFRRAKDLKNHHNLHTGRRPYTCTFCPRTFANGSNCRSHKRRMHPEELRAYEASLAAAENTEMKFSSAADASVNVGSSGSLSGHTEQSLVELDIGTNVPQHSSLESLSKPSSDLSMQEMNMYMNPLPMKVSVESPPISQASMNPANSASSTYPDYHRSSDHEELSCTSLNHNANSHTLNRPLSSHMTSISSPLLRESENVNLQNSQAPSRNGQMPPGDISCSVASIACHSVPINLNSRRNTNAASSESLLHSSHLPALTPLNLNISEIHSSRQQTSGLSIMEESELLSRRRLLENFQPSAGGLRHHIPGLNSNLPQVNLQHQLHHNGLSLSRSEAEQELLEMNRTSIQREMIANNGVNHVHHPSHTGSEHVSAVHEFSTSLNHLYTHQPPLMTSVAAAIAHSSTVGVPAFPGNPYMHRNTGYKYNRGNTNL; encoded by the exons ATGAATGATGATTGGAAACGATGGTGCCGTTTGTGTGCTGTTGAATGTGAAAACAGCTATAACATaattgaaaatgaattttttcttCGAGAGAAGATTTTGAAATATCTTTCAATTGTG GTGGCCAGCGACGATGAGCTGTCCCAGCAGGTGTGCAAGGAGTGCTCGCAGCGACTGTCGGCCTTCGACTCGTACGCGGAGAAGTGCCGTCGCGTGCAGGCCATGTTCGAGCGGCTGGAGCAGCGAGGGCTGGAGGCCGACCTCAAGGTCGGGCACGTTCGGGAGCAGTACCTCCGGCAAGCAGTCCTAGGTGAT GAAATTGACGCAAAGAAAGACGTAGAGATGTTGGCAGTGGACGTAGACCCTTTCATACCATCCGACAGCAATACGACCATGGTCAGCACCAAGAGACGAGGCCGTCGCAAGCGGGGAGGGAAAGTGTTGGCATTGAGCCGAATTCGGAAAAGAAGGTCCACCAAAAAGCCAGCCGTTCAACTGTGGGATTACGATAATGAATGTGACAGGGAATGCAG TCATTTGGTTTCTTTCAGAGTAAGTACCAGGCTCCAGACTATCACAAACATGGAAAAAGAGAATGCAGCACTGATTGAGGTAGACATCAAAATTGAATCTCAGGAAGAAAATGTGGAGGAATGCAGAGACCATCTGGTGGATGATAAGATCTTTTACAAGCAAAGGTGGAGAACTGAAAATACAGTTGATTCCAGCAACGAACTCAAGTCTGTGAGCCTGCTCCCTAAGAAAC GAGGACGCCCACCAAAAGCGTTAGTTGGAGCAGCGAAGCGGAAAGCCAAAATTCCAAGAAATGTGAAGCCAAAACTTCACAATGTGAACTCCAATTGCAGCTCAAAACATGCTGAAGATATTGTGGAAACCCAGCCTACGGCAGCCAACGTGGAGACATCTATGGATGCGGACTGTGAGAATAAAATGGACAGTGATTCCAAAAAATGTGACCCGCTGGGGGACGACGAAAGCGACGGCAACAGCGGTCGGAACAAGCGTGCGGACACGGACGAGAAGATGTGGGATACAAAAAAAGGACGGAAGGTGGAAATGAGCAAGCTGCCATCCATTTTCAG GTGGGACTGCCATGTGTGTGGTCAGGTGTGCCCCAACTGGAACTCGCTGTCCATTCACTGTCGCCGTGCCCACCAAGAGGCAGCACACGTGGTCTGCCTGTGCGCCAAAGTGCTGGCCAGTCGGGCCTCCATCATCAAACACAGGCTGAAACACACAAACGGCTACAAGTACAA GTGTGACAAGTGCGAGAAGGCCTTCCATCGGCGAGCTCTGTTTGAAATCCACCTGCTGTCCCACGTCCCGAAGGAGGAGCAGCCGTTTGTGTGCTGCAAGTGTGCCCGCAGGTTCCACTGCGAAGCCTTGCTGCGGCAACACGAGCGAGTGCACCTGCCCAAAGAGGAAAGACTGATCAACCCGTGCGACATCTGCGGCAAAAA GTTTAGCAGCAAGTCTGCAGTGTCTGCTCATCTGAAAGCGGTCCATTTTGGAGAGAGGCCGTTCGTGTGTGACCAGTGCGGGCACAGCTTTACGTCGAAAGGTATTCTTCAAGAGCACTTAACCATCCACAGTGATGAGACACCATTCAAGTGTACCAGCTGTAAGAAAAg TTTCAAGACCAAGTACCGCCTGAAAATCCACGCAGACACACACCGTGAAACACCGTACCAGTGTCCAGTTTGCTCGTTGCAACTGAACACTCGCCGCACACTTCGCATGCATCTGGTAGTGCATAGAGACACCAAGGCATACCAGTGTGCCACCTGTGGGAAAGCATTCAGGCGGGCAAAGGACCTCAAG aaCCATCATAACCTTCACACAGGACGGCGACCATACACATGTACATTTTGCCCTCGGACCTTTGCGAATGGTTCAAACTGCCGTTCACATAAGCGCAGAATGCACCCAGAAGAATTGCGAGCTTACGAAGCTAGTCTCGCAGCTGCGGAGAATACAGAAATGAAGTTTTCTTCAGCCGCTGATGCCTCTGTGAACGTCGGCAGCTCTGGCAGTTTGTCGGGTCACACGGAACAGTCACTAGTGGAGTTGGACATCGGTACAAATGTGCCACAGCACAGTTCCTTGGAATCTTTGTCGAAACCTTCTTCTGATTTAAGCATGCAAGAAATGAACATGTACATGAATCCTCTCCCGATGAAAGTTAGTGTAGAAAGTCCACCCATTTCTCAGGCTTCAATGAATCCTGCAAATTCAGCCTCAAGCACTTATCCTGACTATCACAGATCATCAGATCATGAGGAGCTATCTTGCACTTCATTAAATCATAATGCAAACTCTCATACATTAAATAGGCCATTGTCCTCTCACATGACTTCAATCTCATCTCCTCTTTTGCGAGAAAGTGAAAACGTTAACTTACAAAACTCGCAGGCTCCTTCGAGAAATGGTCAAATGCCCCCTGGCGATATCTCCTGTAGCGTGGCTTCTATCGCCTGCCACTCTGTACCCATTAATTTGAACTCTCGCCGAAACACAAATGCAGCATCCTCCGAATCTCTTCTCCACTCGAGTCACCTGCCGGCTCTTACCCCGCTTAATTTAAATATCTCTGAAATACATTCAAGTAGGCAGCAAACATCAGGGTTATCCATAATGGAGGAATCCGAACTGTTGTCTCGCAGAAGGCTGCTAGAAAACTTCCAGCCCTCTGCCGGCGGACTTCGTCATCACATTCCAGGTTTGAACTCCAACCTTCCTCAGGTGAACCTACAACACCAGCTGCACCACAACGGGTTGTCGCTGAGTCGCTCCGAAGCGGAACAAGAGTTGCTGGAAATGAACCGGACTAGCATTCAGCGTGAAATGATTGCGAACAATGGTGTGAACCACGTGCATCACCCTTCGCATACTGGTTCTGAACATGTGAGTGCGGTTCACGAGTTCTCGACTTCGTTGAACCACTTGTACACACATCAGCCACCTCTGATGACTTCGGTGGCTGCTGCGATTGCACATTCTTCCACGGTTGGCGTGCCTGCGTTCCCGGGCAACCCGTACATGCACCGTAACACGGGATACAAGTACAATCGAGGTAACACAAATTTGTAA
- the LOC134529042 gene encoding zinc finger protein 37-like isoform X2: MNDDWKRWCRLCAVECENSYNIIENEFFLREKILKYLSIVVASDDELSQQVCKECSQRLSAFDSYAEKCRRVQAMFERLEQRGLEADLKVGHVREQYLRQAVLGDEIDAKKDVEMLAVDVDPFIPSDSNTTMVSTKRRGRRKRGGKVLALSRIRKRRSTKKPAVQLWDYDNECDRECRVSTRLQTITNMEKENAALIEVDIKIESQEENVEECRDHLVDDKIFYKQRWRTENTVDSSNELKSVSLLPKKRGRPPKALVGAAKRKAKIPRNVKPKLHNVNSNCSSKHAEDIVETQPTAANVETSMDADCENKMDSDSKKCDPLGDDESDGNSGRNKRADTDEKMWDTKKGRKVEMSKLPSIFRWDCHVCGQVCPNWNSLSIHCRRAHQEAAHVVCLCAKVLASRASIIKHRLKHTNGYKYKCDKCEKAFHRRALFEIHLLSHVPKEEQPFVCCKCARRFHCEALLRQHERVHLPKEERLINPCDICGKKFSSKSAVSAHLKAVHFGERPFVCDQCGHSFTSKGILQEHLTIHSDETPFKCTSCKKSFKTKYRLKIHADTHRETPYQCPVCSLQLNTRRTLRMHLVVHRDTKAYQCATCGKAFRRAKDLKNHHNLHTGRRPYTCTFCPRTFANGSNCRSHKRRMHPEELRAYEASLAAAENTEMKFSSAADASVNVGSSGSLSGHTEQSLVELDIGTNVPQHSSLESLSKPSSDLSMQEMNMYMNPLPMKVSVESPPISQASMNPANSASSTYPDYHRSSDHEELSCTSLNHNANSHTLNRPLSSHMTSISSPLLRESENVNLQNSQAPSRNGQMPPGDISCSVASIACHSVPINLNSRRNTNAASSESLLHSSHLPALTPLNLNISEIHSSRQQTSGLSIMEESELLSRRRLLENFQPSAGGLRHHIPGLNSNLPQVNLQHQLHHNGLSLSRSEAEQELLEMNRTSIQREMIANNGVNHVHHPSHTGSEHVSAVHEFSTSLNHLYTHQPPLMTSVAAAIAHSSTVGVPAFPGNPYMHRNTGYKYNRGNTNL, from the exons ATGAATGATGATTGGAAACGATGGTGCCGTTTGTGTGCTGTTGAATGTGAAAACAGCTATAACATaattgaaaatgaattttttcttCGAGAGAAGATTTTGAAATATCTTTCAATTGTG GTGGCCAGCGACGATGAGCTGTCCCAGCAGGTGTGCAAGGAGTGCTCGCAGCGACTGTCGGCCTTCGACTCGTACGCGGAGAAGTGCCGTCGCGTGCAGGCCATGTTCGAGCGGCTGGAGCAGCGAGGGCTGGAGGCCGACCTCAAGGTCGGGCACGTTCGGGAGCAGTACCTCCGGCAAGCAGTCCTAGGTGAT GAAATTGACGCAAAGAAAGACGTAGAGATGTTGGCAGTGGACGTAGACCCTTTCATACCATCCGACAGCAATACGACCATGGTCAGCACCAAGAGACGAGGCCGTCGCAAGCGGGGAGGGAAAGTGTTGGCATTGAGCCGAATTCGGAAAAGAAGGTCCACCAAAAAGCCAGCCGTTCAACTGTGGGATTACGATAATGAATGTGACAGGGAATGCAG AGTAAGTACCAGGCTCCAGACTATCACAAACATGGAAAAAGAGAATGCAGCACTGATTGAGGTAGACATCAAAATTGAATCTCAGGAAGAAAATGTGGAGGAATGCAGAGACCATCTGGTGGATGATAAGATCTTTTACAAGCAAAGGTGGAGAACTGAAAATACAGTTGATTCCAGCAACGAACTCAAGTCTGTGAGCCTGCTCCCTAAGAAAC GAGGACGCCCACCAAAAGCGTTAGTTGGAGCAGCGAAGCGGAAAGCCAAAATTCCAAGAAATGTGAAGCCAAAACTTCACAATGTGAACTCCAATTGCAGCTCAAAACATGCTGAAGATATTGTGGAAACCCAGCCTACGGCAGCCAACGTGGAGACATCTATGGATGCGGACTGTGAGAATAAAATGGACAGTGATTCCAAAAAATGTGACCCGCTGGGGGACGACGAAAGCGACGGCAACAGCGGTCGGAACAAGCGTGCGGACACGGACGAGAAGATGTGGGATACAAAAAAAGGACGGAAGGTGGAAATGAGCAAGCTGCCATCCATTTTCAG GTGGGACTGCCATGTGTGTGGTCAGGTGTGCCCCAACTGGAACTCGCTGTCCATTCACTGTCGCCGTGCCCACCAAGAGGCAGCACACGTGGTCTGCCTGTGCGCCAAAGTGCTGGCCAGTCGGGCCTCCATCATCAAACACAGGCTGAAACACACAAACGGCTACAAGTACAA GTGTGACAAGTGCGAGAAGGCCTTCCATCGGCGAGCTCTGTTTGAAATCCACCTGCTGTCCCACGTCCCGAAGGAGGAGCAGCCGTTTGTGTGCTGCAAGTGTGCCCGCAGGTTCCACTGCGAAGCCTTGCTGCGGCAACACGAGCGAGTGCACCTGCCCAAAGAGGAAAGACTGATCAACCCGTGCGACATCTGCGGCAAAAA GTTTAGCAGCAAGTCTGCAGTGTCTGCTCATCTGAAAGCGGTCCATTTTGGAGAGAGGCCGTTCGTGTGTGACCAGTGCGGGCACAGCTTTACGTCGAAAGGTATTCTTCAAGAGCACTTAACCATCCACAGTGATGAGACACCATTCAAGTGTACCAGCTGTAAGAAAAg TTTCAAGACCAAGTACCGCCTGAAAATCCACGCAGACACACACCGTGAAACACCGTACCAGTGTCCAGTTTGCTCGTTGCAACTGAACACTCGCCGCACACTTCGCATGCATCTGGTAGTGCATAGAGACACCAAGGCATACCAGTGTGCCACCTGTGGGAAAGCATTCAGGCGGGCAAAGGACCTCAAG aaCCATCATAACCTTCACACAGGACGGCGACCATACACATGTACATTTTGCCCTCGGACCTTTGCGAATGGTTCAAACTGCCGTTCACATAAGCGCAGAATGCACCCAGAAGAATTGCGAGCTTACGAAGCTAGTCTCGCAGCTGCGGAGAATACAGAAATGAAGTTTTCTTCAGCCGCTGATGCCTCTGTGAACGTCGGCAGCTCTGGCAGTTTGTCGGGTCACACGGAACAGTCACTAGTGGAGTTGGACATCGGTACAAATGTGCCACAGCACAGTTCCTTGGAATCTTTGTCGAAACCTTCTTCTGATTTAAGCATGCAAGAAATGAACATGTACATGAATCCTCTCCCGATGAAAGTTAGTGTAGAAAGTCCACCCATTTCTCAGGCTTCAATGAATCCTGCAAATTCAGCCTCAAGCACTTATCCTGACTATCACAGATCATCAGATCATGAGGAGCTATCTTGCACTTCATTAAATCATAATGCAAACTCTCATACATTAAATAGGCCATTGTCCTCTCACATGACTTCAATCTCATCTCCTCTTTTGCGAGAAAGTGAAAACGTTAACTTACAAAACTCGCAGGCTCCTTCGAGAAATGGTCAAATGCCCCCTGGCGATATCTCCTGTAGCGTGGCTTCTATCGCCTGCCACTCTGTACCCATTAATTTGAACTCTCGCCGAAACACAAATGCAGCATCCTCCGAATCTCTTCTCCACTCGAGTCACCTGCCGGCTCTTACCCCGCTTAATTTAAATATCTCTGAAATACATTCAAGTAGGCAGCAAACATCAGGGTTATCCATAATGGAGGAATCCGAACTGTTGTCTCGCAGAAGGCTGCTAGAAAACTTCCAGCCCTCTGCCGGCGGACTTCGTCATCACATTCCAGGTTTGAACTCCAACCTTCCTCAGGTGAACCTACAACACCAGCTGCACCACAACGGGTTGTCGCTGAGTCGCTCCGAAGCGGAACAAGAGTTGCTGGAAATGAACCGGACTAGCATTCAGCGTGAAATGATTGCGAACAATGGTGTGAACCACGTGCATCACCCTTCGCATACTGGTTCTGAACATGTGAGTGCGGTTCACGAGTTCTCGACTTCGTTGAACCACTTGTACACACATCAGCCACCTCTGATGACTTCGGTGGCTGCTGCGATTGCACATTCTTCCACGGTTGGCGTGCCTGCGTTCCCGGGCAACCCGTACATGCACCGTAACACGGGATACAAGTACAATCGAGGTAACACAAATTTGTAA
- the LOC134529042 gene encoding protein suppressor of hairy wing-like isoform X3: MLAVDVDPFIPSDSNTTMVSTKRRGRRKRGGKVLALSRIRKRRSTKKPAVQLWDYDNECDRECSHLVSFRVSTRLQTITNMEKENAALIEVDIKIESQEENVEECRDHLVDDKIFYKQRWRTENTVDSSNELKSVSLLPKKRGRPPKALVGAAKRKAKIPRNVKPKLHNVNSNCSSKHAEDIVETQPTAANVETSMDADCENKMDSDSKKCDPLGDDESDGNSGRNKRADTDEKMWDTKKGRKVEMSKLPSIFRWDCHVCGQVCPNWNSLSIHCRRAHQEAAHVVCLCAKVLASRASIIKHRLKHTNGYKYKCDKCEKAFHRRALFEIHLLSHVPKEEQPFVCCKCARRFHCEALLRQHERVHLPKEERLINPCDICGKKFSSKSAVSAHLKAVHFGERPFVCDQCGHSFTSKGILQEHLTIHSDETPFKCTSCKKSFKTKYRLKIHADTHRETPYQCPVCSLQLNTRRTLRMHLVVHRDTKAYQCATCGKAFRRAKDLKNHHNLHTGRRPYTCTFCPRTFANGSNCRSHKRRMHPEELRAYEASLAAAENTEMKFSSAADASVNVGSSGSLSGHTEQSLVELDIGTNVPQHSSLESLSKPSSDLSMQEMNMYMNPLPMKVSVESPPISQASMNPANSASSTYPDYHRSSDHEELSCTSLNHNANSHTLNRPLSSHMTSISSPLLRESENVNLQNSQAPSRNGQMPPGDISCSVASIACHSVPINLNSRRNTNAASSESLLHSSHLPALTPLNLNISEIHSSRQQTSGLSIMEESELLSRRRLLENFQPSAGGLRHHIPGLNSNLPQVNLQHQLHHNGLSLSRSEAEQELLEMNRTSIQREMIANNGVNHVHHPSHTGSEHVSAVHEFSTSLNHLYTHQPPLMTSVAAAIAHSSTVGVPAFPGNPYMHRNTGYKYNRGNTNL; encoded by the exons ATGTTGGCAGTGGACGTAGACCCTTTCATACCATCCGACAGCAATACGACCATGGTCAGCACCAAGAGACGAGGCCGTCGCAAGCGGGGAGGGAAAGTGTTGGCATTGAGCCGAATTCGGAAAAGAAGGTCCACCAAAAAGCCAGCCGTTCAACTGTGGGATTACGATAATGAATGTGACAGGGAATGCAG TCATTTGGTTTCTTTCAGAGTAAGTACCAGGCTCCAGACTATCACAAACATGGAAAAAGAGAATGCAGCACTGATTGAGGTAGACATCAAAATTGAATCTCAGGAAGAAAATGTGGAGGAATGCAGAGACCATCTGGTGGATGATAAGATCTTTTACAAGCAAAGGTGGAGAACTGAAAATACAGTTGATTCCAGCAACGAACTCAAGTCTGTGAGCCTGCTCCCTAAGAAAC GAGGACGCCCACCAAAAGCGTTAGTTGGAGCAGCGAAGCGGAAAGCCAAAATTCCAAGAAATGTGAAGCCAAAACTTCACAATGTGAACTCCAATTGCAGCTCAAAACATGCTGAAGATATTGTGGAAACCCAGCCTACGGCAGCCAACGTGGAGACATCTATGGATGCGGACTGTGAGAATAAAATGGACAGTGATTCCAAAAAATGTGACCCGCTGGGGGACGACGAAAGCGACGGCAACAGCGGTCGGAACAAGCGTGCGGACACGGACGAGAAGATGTGGGATACAAAAAAAGGACGGAAGGTGGAAATGAGCAAGCTGCCATCCATTTTCAG GTGGGACTGCCATGTGTGTGGTCAGGTGTGCCCCAACTGGAACTCGCTGTCCATTCACTGTCGCCGTGCCCACCAAGAGGCAGCACACGTGGTCTGCCTGTGCGCCAAAGTGCTGGCCAGTCGGGCCTCCATCATCAAACACAGGCTGAAACACACAAACGGCTACAAGTACAA GTGTGACAAGTGCGAGAAGGCCTTCCATCGGCGAGCTCTGTTTGAAATCCACCTGCTGTCCCACGTCCCGAAGGAGGAGCAGCCGTTTGTGTGCTGCAAGTGTGCCCGCAGGTTCCACTGCGAAGCCTTGCTGCGGCAACACGAGCGAGTGCACCTGCCCAAAGAGGAAAGACTGATCAACCCGTGCGACATCTGCGGCAAAAA GTTTAGCAGCAAGTCTGCAGTGTCTGCTCATCTGAAAGCGGTCCATTTTGGAGAGAGGCCGTTCGTGTGTGACCAGTGCGGGCACAGCTTTACGTCGAAAGGTATTCTTCAAGAGCACTTAACCATCCACAGTGATGAGACACCATTCAAGTGTACCAGCTGTAAGAAAAg TTTCAAGACCAAGTACCGCCTGAAAATCCACGCAGACACACACCGTGAAACACCGTACCAGTGTCCAGTTTGCTCGTTGCAACTGAACACTCGCCGCACACTTCGCATGCATCTGGTAGTGCATAGAGACACCAAGGCATACCAGTGTGCCACCTGTGGGAAAGCATTCAGGCGGGCAAAGGACCTCAAG aaCCATCATAACCTTCACACAGGACGGCGACCATACACATGTACATTTTGCCCTCGGACCTTTGCGAATGGTTCAAACTGCCGTTCACATAAGCGCAGAATGCACCCAGAAGAATTGCGAGCTTACGAAGCTAGTCTCGCAGCTGCGGAGAATACAGAAATGAAGTTTTCTTCAGCCGCTGATGCCTCTGTGAACGTCGGCAGCTCTGGCAGTTTGTCGGGTCACACGGAACAGTCACTAGTGGAGTTGGACATCGGTACAAATGTGCCACAGCACAGTTCCTTGGAATCTTTGTCGAAACCTTCTTCTGATTTAAGCATGCAAGAAATGAACATGTACATGAATCCTCTCCCGATGAAAGTTAGTGTAGAAAGTCCACCCATTTCTCAGGCTTCAATGAATCCTGCAAATTCAGCCTCAAGCACTTATCCTGACTATCACAGATCATCAGATCATGAGGAGCTATCTTGCACTTCATTAAATCATAATGCAAACTCTCATACATTAAATAGGCCATTGTCCTCTCACATGACTTCAATCTCATCTCCTCTTTTGCGAGAAAGTGAAAACGTTAACTTACAAAACTCGCAGGCTCCTTCGAGAAATGGTCAAATGCCCCCTGGCGATATCTCCTGTAGCGTGGCTTCTATCGCCTGCCACTCTGTACCCATTAATTTGAACTCTCGCCGAAACACAAATGCAGCATCCTCCGAATCTCTTCTCCACTCGAGTCACCTGCCGGCTCTTACCCCGCTTAATTTAAATATCTCTGAAATACATTCAAGTAGGCAGCAAACATCAGGGTTATCCATAATGGAGGAATCCGAACTGTTGTCTCGCAGAAGGCTGCTAGAAAACTTCCAGCCCTCTGCCGGCGGACTTCGTCATCACATTCCAGGTTTGAACTCCAACCTTCCTCAGGTGAACCTACAACACCAGCTGCACCACAACGGGTTGTCGCTGAGTCGCTCCGAAGCGGAACAAGAGTTGCTGGAAATGAACCGGACTAGCATTCAGCGTGAAATGATTGCGAACAATGGTGTGAACCACGTGCATCACCCTTCGCATACTGGTTCTGAACATGTGAGTGCGGTTCACGAGTTCTCGACTTCGTTGAACCACTTGTACACACATCAGCCACCTCTGATGACTTCGGTGGCTGCTGCGATTGCACATTCTTCCACGGTTGGCGTGCCTGCGTTCCCGGGCAACCCGTACATGCACCGTAACACGGGATACAAGTACAATCGAGGTAACACAAATTTGTAA